The Mytilus galloprovincialis chromosome 3, xbMytGall1.hap1.1, whole genome shotgun sequence genomic interval TGCATTTATACACTTTCCATTGGAAAGAGTAGACATGGTTAGCGAAAACACCCTTATGtccattttgaaaaaaactgtcatattttgaAATGGTTCCTAACTAACTAAAgctacaatctcaaaacaaaataaacattaacaatAATAACTAATTGGACCATTTATTCTCGTCGTTGACGTTTCCTTGCCATTGCTAGGTCACCTTCTGTGCTCCTTTTATGATTTTTGAAATGTACTTGTGATTGTGCTGTAAGTTGAAGTTGTATTGCACTGTAGTTACACTTTTCCGAGGAGAAAATTTTACGCAATGCCAACATTTTATGACTTTTCAGACATAAAGTTACTGGTTCAAAAATAACTTTTTCTTCCATGGGCTCTGGTTCAGGCTCAGGAATGGGACTTTCATGAGAACTGACAGGTATGGGACTATTCGGTGAGACAGGGGTAATAACTCCGTTAGTAAACTGCTGTTCTTTTTTATACATCATCATATCTGATGGACTTTCTGCCTTAAGCATGGCATCAACTGACATACCCATGAAAGGAGATCCGTTGGACTTGGTGCTCAAGAATTCCTGTAAATCGACCCTTGTGTCTGACGACGCTGTTACAACAGATGTTGTACTAACAGCTGTAAAAGGTTCACCATTTCCCAGGAGATACTCAGGATTAAGTATTGAATCACCGCATGCTTGAGCTAATGCCTCGATATTAGGATTAGGTTCTGTGTGCAAATCATCATCAACCTTAGAGACCATGGCTTCAATGTCAGACATAGATTTGATTTGAGAATCTTCTGCTTGCCCATTTATTTTGTCTGATTTGTCTTTGTCATGAGTTTTACCTTTCTTTGCtttaacttttttcttttgatttctaTTTTCATCTTGGATGATTTCTCTCTCTTCTTCCGATTCCTCGTCCGATTCAGATGAAGAGGATGATTCCTCCCCATCCTCACTTATCAGATGAATCAGTTTTCTAACTGTTGGATCAAATTTAGCTAGCGAATTCACCAGCTGTTTGGCCCATGTTATGTGAAGAACAGGTGTTTTGCTGTCCTCTTCCCATTCACATATTCCATCGTAGAATCTAAGAAAGTCTGCGTAGCAATCAGGATCATACGATATTGATGTTTGGTGAATACGGGAAGCATTTTCACTGGCTACATGCTTCATCATTGTTGGTATTAAATCATTGCCAACTTCTAGAAATTCTTTGTAAATTTCTTCATCTTCTCTATTGTAATTAAAActgtaaaaaatattatatattaataggGTGACCATAAGATATAGCaataaggagatgaggtatgacGACTTATGAGACATCCATTACCCTAGAATAAAAACTTGGGATGTAAACAACTACATATgtagatgttattttttttataaacttgtgAAATTGAATTGAAAACTCGTAAAAATTTGccccatatttgtttttaataatacaTGCAATACCACAATAACAATCCATATATTATTCTAAATGttaattatttcatgcatattcaggattatagttttttttttgtgtgcacTCAATATCGAGATTGTTAAACGATCAACAAAAATGCGAGTTAAGGTATTGTGAATAcaaaaaatgatatcaaaatttaaaatgcgACTTTTCATTTTTGCAAAACCTGTCCTGCCATAATTTTTGCAGTAATAAAAACATCTACAATAATATTCCGCCCTGAGCATAACACTGAGTAAACAACAATATCCACAGTGAGTCACCTGCTTCTTAACAAAATACTTACTTTTTCACTGCATTAGTTGCTTCTGCCCATGCTTTTAATGCTTTTTTATAATTGTGATTTCTGTAATGGTAGCCACCAAGATAGGTATATGGATAAACG includes:
- the LOC143069451 gene encoding menin-like is translated as MAGLREIEKQFFPLQKIQDVIDLFKHELKDDEPNLTLMSIVLGVIENILTVNRAVSSDADKSNTLEPIFPVIELSTIEALYTKFVTHIKRSVDKTKFPDKFATRELVKIVSDVVWCCLSKSFKDRAHLQSLYSFLTGNKLDCFGVAFAVVAAFQILEYNDVHLSLSEDHAWVVFGEDLKETAEVTWHGKGNEDKRGQPITASVVEKSWLYLNGQPVICNRHMEVAAIVSGINPSINLTVDSVEMGSLQQELLWLLYDLGHLSKYPMALGNLGDLEEISPTPGRPPPVDIFEESIQSSKVHYHNQHVYPYTYLGGYHYRNHNYKKALKAWAEATNAVKNFNYNREDEEIYKEFLEVGNDLIPTMMKHVASENASRIHQTSISYDPDCYADFLRFYDGICEWEEDSKTPVLHITWAKQLVNSLAKFDPTVRKLIHLISEDGEESSSSSESDEESEEEREIIQDENRNQKKKVKAKKGKTHDKDKSDKINGQAEDSQIKSMSDIEAMVSKVDDDLHTEPNPNIEALAQACGDSILNPEYLLGNGEPFTAVSTTSVVTASSDTRVDLQEFLSTKSNGSPFMGMSVDAMLKAESPSDMMMYKKEQQFTNGVITPVSPNSPIPVSSHESPIPEPEPEPMEEKVIFEPVTLCLKSHKMLALRKIFSSEKCNYSAIQLQLTAQSQVHFKNHKRSTEGDLAMARKRQRRE